In Deltaproteobacteria bacterium, the DNA window CGTTCGCCCGCTTCAGCTCGCGATTCTCGCGCTCGAGCTCCTTGAGCCGCTCACGCTCACCCGTCGTCAGCCCGGCGCGCTTCCCGGTGTCACGCTCGGCCTGCCGCACCCACCGCCGCAGCGTCTCCGTCGTGCAGCCGATCTTCGCCGCTATCGAGCCGATCGCCGCCCACTCCGACTCATGCTCGTCCCGGTGCTCCAACACCAGCCGCACCGCTCGCTCCCGCACCTCTGGTGAAAACGTGCTCGGTCGTCCCATGTCTGCATCCTCTCAACAAATGGAGCCTCCAGGAAAGCCGGGGCGGTTCACCTCCAGCGGAGTGCCGGTCGGTCCGACCGAGCAACTTCCGCTACTTGGGTGCCTGGGGTGGATCAGTTTCCGAGCGGCGTTTGGATCAGTTTCTGACCGGCGGGATCACTCCAGAGCGCCCAGCGCGGTGCGGAGGGCATAGCCTGGGCCGACAGAAACCGTCGAGCTGAACCGAACCCCGCGAAGAGCCGCGCGAGAATGTCAGCGGAAAATTCGCGCTTGACGTAATACTCAACTAGTCAATAGACTGCTTGATCATGAGCGATGCCGCGCACCGCGTCTTCAAGGACCG includes these proteins:
- a CDS encoding transposase, which produces MGRPSTFSPEVRERAVRLVLEHRDEHESEWAAIGSIAAKIGCTTETLRRWVRQAERDTGKRAGLTTGERERLKELERENRELKRAN